A single window of Flavobacterium aestivum DNA harbors:
- a CDS encoding geranylgeranylglyceryl/heptaprenylglyceryl phosphate synthase yields MMDIYNDIVRAKTENRKLLAILLDPDKIILGNLEYLIQKINQSPATHVFIGGSHVQNNILDELIVVLKQKISLPIILFPGNPSQISANADAILFLSLISGRNPDYLIEYQVNAVPILKKTQLEIISTGYMLIESGSETAVARVSNTKPLARNNDDRAMYTAQAGEMLGHKLIYLEAGSGAKQAVPIEMIKKVSNNIEIPLIVGGGIIDLHGIQKAYEAGADLVVIGTAFENDAEFFNQNN; encoded by the coding sequence ATGATGGATATTTATAATGATATAGTTCGGGCGAAAACTGAAAACCGAAAATTACTAGCCATTCTTTTGGATCCCGATAAAATTATTTTGGGGAATTTAGAGTATTTAATCCAAAAAATAAATCAATCGCCTGCAACCCATGTTTTTATTGGAGGTAGCCATGTTCAAAATAATATTCTCGATGAGTTAATTGTTGTTTTAAAGCAAAAAATAAGTTTACCAATTATCCTTTTTCCTGGTAATCCATCTCAGATTTCTGCCAATGCTGATGCGATTTTGTTTCTTTCCTTGATATCAGGGCGAAATCCGGATTATTTGATAGAATATCAGGTAAATGCTGTACCTATTTTGAAGAAAACCCAACTCGAAATTATTTCGACAGGTTATATGTTAATAGAAAGTGGTAGCGAAACAGCAGTAGCTAGAGTGAGTAATACGAAGCCGTTAGCCAGAAATAATGACGATCGTGCTATGTATACCGCTCAGGCAGGAGAGATGTTGGGACATAAACTTATTTATCTCGAAGCGGGAAGTGGCGCCAAACAAGCAGTTCCCATTGAAATGATAAAAAAAGTGTCAAATAATATTGAAATTCCTCTAATTGTTGGTGGCGGAATTATAGATTTGCACGGCATTCAAAAAGCATATGAAGCAGGAGCCGATTTGGTTGTTATTGGAACCGCTTTTGAAAACGATGCTGAATTTTTTAATCAAAACAATTAA
- the rpmA gene encoding 50S ribosomal protein L27 codes for MAHKKGVGSSKNGRESESKRLGVKIFGGQAAIAGNIIVRQRGSKHNPGENVYISKDHTLHAKVDGVVVFQKKRDNKSYVSILPFEA; via the coding sequence ATGGCTCATAAGAAAGGTGTCGGTAGTTCCAAGAATGGTAGAGAATCAGAATCAAAACGTTTAGGCGTTAAGATTTTTGGTGGTCAAGCTGCAATTGCTGGGAACATCATCGTAAGACAAAGAGGTTCAAAACATAACCCAGGAGAAAACGTTTACATTAGTAAAGATCACACTTTACATGCAAAAGTTGATGGAGTTGTTGTGTTCCAAAAGAAAAGAGATAATAAATCTTATGTTTCTATACTTCCATTCGAAGCATAA
- a CDS encoding 4'-phosphopantetheinyl transferase family protein translates to MPLFKIINLNSSTQILVWEITESYQELFEAVVLNESNMSRLKGMKSEIHQRAFLSVRKLFQEVGYTDFDLYYDEFGKPHLHDGKHISITHSHQFSAIILSDKVVGIDIELQREKIIRIADKFADTEFSYLIPNKKIEYIRKLTVIWGAKEAIFKIRNEKGISFKDHIKVNAFEMNDMQAKTELHFDDIIKDFNICFEEFGSNDINGFKQNFTLVYAFE, encoded by the coding sequence ATGCCTCTTTTTAAAATAATAAATCTTAATTCTTCAACTCAAATTCTCGTTTGGGAAATAACCGAGTCTTATCAAGAACTTTTTGAAGCTGTTGTTCTTAATGAAAGCAACATGAGCCGATTAAAAGGAATGAAATCTGAAATACACCAACGAGCTTTTCTGAGCGTGCGTAAACTGTTTCAAGAAGTGGGTTATACGGATTTCGATTTGTATTATGACGAATTTGGAAAACCACATTTGCATGATGGAAAGCATATTTCGATTACACATTCCCATCAATTTTCGGCTATAATTTTAAGTGACAAAGTTGTAGGAATTGATATAGAATTGCAACGAGAAAAAATAATCCGAATTGCCGATAAATTTGCCGATACTGAATTTTCTTATTTGATACCGAATAAAAAAATAGAATATATTAGGAAATTGACGGTTATTTGGGGTGCAAAAGAAGCTATTTTTAAAATTAGAAATGAAAAAGGAATTAGTTTCAAAGACCATATTAAAGTAAATGCTTTCGAAATGAATGATATGCAAGCTAAAACAGAACTTCATTTTGATGATATAATCAAAGATTTTAATATTTGTTTTGAAGAATTTGGATCAAATGATATTAATGGCTTTAAACAAAATTTTACTCTTGTTTACGCTTTTGAATAA
- a CDS encoding M16 family metallopeptidase yields MKKTSIVFILLLLTGTMQAQDRTQPKPGKSPVINIKKPQTFVLTNGMKVLVVENHKLPRVSFNLTLDNAPFAEGNKKGVDKLTSNLIGNGSKKTTKVAFNEEIDFLGADIDFSSRGATANSLSKFSGRVLELMTEGALNPNFTQEEFDKEKAKLIEGMKAEEKSVPAIANRVVDALAFGKSHPSGEFMTESTLNNITLADVETNYHNYFVPENAYLIIIGDVKYNNVKAAVEKLFGGWEKRSTPKTSYDAPVNVSNLQINLIDVPNAVQSEIALVNTVNLKMSDPDFFPAVIANQILGGDFNSYLNMNLREKHAWTYGARSNVGAGKYTSKFFAKSAVRNAVTDSAVVEFIKEIKRIRTEKVTDEVLATVKAGYIGRFVMQVEKPQTVARYALNIETEKLPADFYEKYIQTINAVTTDDVLRVANKYFLLDNMRIVITGKGSEIAPGLEKLKIPMFYFDKYGTPLEKPVLKKEIPAGITAKNVFENYINAIGGEKAVLAVKSIAMTGSTNIPQAPSPLTYISKMDTKGNALVEIAMGPMSIMKQVINQKGAYAIQQGQRKDFEGAELAEMKASATPFEEILMLKNSALTIDRIEAINGNDAFAIKNGKNTYFYDTKTGLKLAESKIIEQSGQTMTVTTNFADYKEVKSVKVPYTIIQNVGIELNIKMSEITINEGVKDTDFQ; encoded by the coding sequence ATGAAAAAAACAAGTATAGTATTCATCCTTTTATTGTTAACAGGAACCATGCAAGCACAAGATCGCACACAACCTAAACCCGGTAAATCACCCGTAATAAATATCAAAAAACCACAAACTTTTGTTCTGACCAATGGCATGAAAGTATTGGTTGTAGAAAATCATAAATTACCAAGAGTCTCATTCAACTTAACCCTAGACAATGCTCCATTTGCAGAAGGTAACAAAAAGGGAGTAGACAAACTTACCAGTAATTTAATTGGTAACGGAAGTAAAAAAACAACCAAAGTAGCTTTCAACGAAGAAATCGACTTCTTAGGAGCCGACATCGATTTTAGCTCACGCGGAGCCACCGCAAACTCACTTTCTAAATTTAGTGGAAGAGTTTTAGAACTGATGACCGAAGGCGCATTAAACCCTAATTTTACCCAAGAAGAATTTGACAAGGAAAAAGCCAAATTAATCGAAGGGATGAAAGCCGAAGAAAAAAGCGTTCCAGCAATTGCCAATAGAGTTGTTGATGCATTGGCATTTGGCAAAAGCCATCCTTCTGGAGAGTTTATGACTGAATCTACATTAAACAATATAACTCTCGCCGATGTAGAAACGAATTATCACAATTATTTCGTTCCAGAAAATGCTTATTTAATAATTATTGGAGACGTAAAATACAACAATGTAAAAGCAGCTGTAGAGAAATTATTTGGTGGTTGGGAGAAAAGAAGCACTCCAAAAACGTCATATGATGCTCCGGTAAATGTTTCTAATTTACAAATCAATTTAATTGATGTACCTAATGCGGTTCAATCCGAAATAGCATTGGTCAACACCGTGAATTTAAAAATGAGTGATCCAGATTTTTTCCCTGCTGTAATTGCAAATCAAATTCTGGGTGGAGATTTTAACAGTTATTTGAATATGAATTTACGTGAGAAACATGCTTGGACATACGGAGCAAGATCAAACGTAGGTGCTGGAAAATACACTTCTAAATTCTTTGCCAAATCTGCAGTAAGAAATGCCGTTACTGATAGTGCTGTCGTAGAATTCATCAAAGAAATAAAAAGAATAAGAACCGAAAAAGTAACCGATGAAGTTCTTGCGACTGTAAAAGCGGGCTATATTGGAAGATTTGTGATGCAAGTAGAAAAACCCCAAACCGTAGCTCGATATGCATTAAACATAGAAACAGAAAAGCTCCCTGCTGATTTTTACGAAAAATACATTCAGACTATTAATGCCGTAACCACAGACGATGTATTACGTGTAGCCAATAAATACTTTCTGCTAGACAATATGCGAATTGTAATTACCGGAAAAGGTTCTGAGATTGCTCCAGGATTAGAAAAACTAAAAATCCCTATGTTCTATTTTGATAAATATGGTACCCCTTTAGAAAAACCAGTTTTGAAAAAAGAAATCCCTGCAGGAATCACAGCCAAAAATGTATTTGAAAATTACATCAATGCAATTGGTGGAGAAAAAGCAGTTTTGGCGGTAAAATCTATTGCAATGACGGGATCAACGAACATCCCGCAAGCCCCAAGTCCATTAACATATATTTCAAAAATGGACACTAAAGGAAATGCATTGGTAGAAATTGCCATGGGGCCAATGAGCATAATGAAACAAGTAATCAATCAAAAAGGAGCTTATGCCATACAACAAGGACAACGTAAAGACTTTGAAGGTGCAGAATTAGCCGAAATGAAAGCATCAGCAACCCCATTTGAAGAAATCCTAATGTTGAAAAACTCTGCTCTAACCATTGACCGAATTGAAGCAATCAATGGGAACGATGCTTTTGCTATCAAAAACGGAAAAAACACTTATTTCTACGATACCAAAACAGGGCTAAAACTAGCCGAGTCTAAAATAATAGAACAAAGCGGACAAACTATGACTGTAACAACTAATTTTGCCGATTACAAAGAAGTAAAAAGCGTAAAAGTACCATATACTATCATACAAAATGTAGGCATTGAATTGAATATCAAAATGTCTGAAATCACAATTAATGAAGGTGTAAAAGATACCGATTTTCAATAA
- the ahcY gene encoding adenosylhomocysteinase, translating into MSTTTTPYVAFKVKDISLAAWGRKEIELAEAEMPGLMALRAEYKDEQPLKGARIAGCLHMTIQTAVLIETLIALGAEVTWSSCNIFSTQDQAAAAIAAAGIQVYAWKGLDEESFDWCIEQTLFFGEERKPLNMILDDGGDLTNMVIDRYPELVPGIKGLSEETTTGVHRLYERVKAGTLPMPAINVNDSVTKSKFDNKYGCKESAVDAVRRATDVMLAGKRVIVCGYGDVGKGTAASFRGAGSIVTVTEIDPICALQAAMDGYEVKKLDTVIGNADIIITTTGNKDIVLGSHFEQMKDKTIVCNIGHFDNEIDMAWLNKNHGASKIEIKPQVDKYTIAGKDIIILAEGRLVNLGCATGHPSFVMSNSFTNQTLAQIELWKNSAAYKNEVYMLPKHLDEKVAMLHLAKLGVELETLRQDQAEYIGVEVQGPFKPEYYRY; encoded by the coding sequence ATGAGTACAACGACTACGCCATATGTGGCTTTCAAAGTAAAAGACATTTCTCTGGCTGCCTGGGGAAGAAAAGAAATCGAACTTGCAGAAGCTGAAATGCCAGGATTAATGGCCCTTCGTGCAGAATACAAAGATGAGCAACCTCTTAAAGGAGCTCGTATTGCAGGATGTTTGCACATGACGATTCAAACAGCTGTTTTGATCGAAACATTGATTGCTCTTGGTGCTGAGGTAACTTGGAGTTCTTGTAATATTTTCTCTACTCAAGATCAAGCTGCTGCTGCTATTGCTGCTGCAGGAATTCAGGTTTATGCTTGGAAAGGTCTTGACGAAGAGTCTTTTGACTGGTGTATCGAGCAAACATTATTCTTTGGTGAAGAAAGAAAACCATTGAATATGATTCTTGATGACGGTGGAGATTTGACAAATATGGTTATTGACCGTTACCCAGAATTAGTTCCTGGAATCAAAGGATTATCTGAAGAAACTACAACTGGTGTTCACAGATTGTACGAAAGAGTTAAAGCTGGAACATTGCCAATGCCAGCTATCAACGTAAATGACTCAGTTACTAAATCTAAATTTGACAACAAATACGGATGTAAAGAATCTGCTGTTGATGCAGTTCGTCGTGCTACAGATGTTATGTTGGCTGGAAAAAGAGTAATCGTTTGTGGATACGGTGATGTTGGAAAAGGAACTGCTGCTTCTTTCAGAGGTGCTGGTTCTATCGTAACTGTTACTGAAATTGACCCAATTTGTGCTTTACAAGCTGCAATGGACGGTTATGAAGTTAAAAAATTAGACACTGTTATCGGAAATGCTGACATCATCATTACAACTACGGGAAATAAAGATATCGTTCTTGGAAGTCACTTCGAACAAATGAAAGACAAAACTATTGTTTGCAATATCGGACACTTTGACAACGAAATCGATATGGCTTGGTTAAACAAAAACCATGGTGCTTCAAAAATCGAAATCAAACCACAAGTTGATAAATACACTATCGCCGGAAAAGACATTATCATTTTAGCAGAAGGTCGTTTGGTAAACCTTGGTTGTGCTACAGGTCACCCAAGTTTTGTAATGAGTAACTCATTTACCAACCAAACTCTAGCTCAAATTGAATTGTGGAAAAACAGCGCTGCTTACAAAAATGAAGTTTATATGTTACCAAAACATTTAGATGAAAAAGTAGCAATGTTACACTTAGCTAAATTAGGTGTTGAATTAGAAACTTTACGTCAAGACCAAGCAGAATACATTGGAGTTGAAGTTCAAGGTCCATTCAAACCAGAATATTACAGATACTAG
- a CDS encoding M16 family metallopeptidase, with product MKKSIMILGATLMLGGVASAQKVVFEEYDLDNGMHVILHQDASAPVVITSVMYHVGAKDENPDRTGFAHFFEHLLFEGTENIKRGEWFKIVTSNGGTNNANTTDDRTYYYEIFPSNNLELGLWMESERLMHPIINKIGVDTQNEVVKEEKRTSYDNRPYGNILAAVKVNMFKNHPYRWTTIGSMKDLDAATLEEFQAFNKKFYLPNNAVLVVAGDFEKKQAKEWIQKYFGPIAKGEVTPKKTYVEEPITQTIKATYEDPNIQIPMLVASYRTPSMKSRDARVLDLISSYLSDGKSSKLYKKVVDDKKMALQIGAVGFSQEDYGMYIVYGLPMGNFTTTDILKEIDEEIVKIQTDLISEKDYQKLQNKFDNNFVDTNSTIEGIANNLASYYLLYKDVNLINTEIEIYHSITREEIREVAKKYLNPNQRLLLDYIPAKAKPIN from the coding sequence ATGAAAAAATCAATAATGATATTAGGTGCAACATTAATGTTAGGCGGAGTAGCTTCGGCTCAAAAAGTAGTCTTCGAAGAATACGATTTAGATAATGGTATGCATGTTATCTTACACCAAGATGCTTCTGCTCCAGTCGTGATTACATCTGTCATGTATCATGTAGGTGCAAAAGACGAAAATCCGGATCGTACTGGTTTCGCTCACTTTTTTGAACACTTATTATTTGAAGGAACCGAAAACATCAAAAGAGGTGAATGGTTTAAAATTGTTACTTCAAACGGAGGCACTAATAACGCCAACACTACTGATGACAGAACTTATTATTACGAGATATTTCCATCGAACAATTTAGAATTGGGACTTTGGATGGAATCCGAAAGATTAATGCACCCAATAATCAATAAAATTGGAGTTGACACACAAAACGAAGTAGTCAAAGAAGAAAAAAGAACAAGCTACGATAACAGACCCTACGGAAATATCCTTGCTGCTGTAAAAGTGAACATGTTCAAAAATCACCCATATCGCTGGACTACCATTGGCTCCATGAAAGATTTAGATGCCGCGACTCTAGAAGAATTCCAAGCCTTCAACAAAAAGTTTTATTTGCCTAATAACGCCGTTTTGGTTGTAGCAGGAGATTTTGAAAAGAAACAAGCCAAAGAATGGATTCAAAAATATTTTGGACCAATTGCAAAAGGTGAAGTTACTCCTAAAAAAACCTACGTAGAAGAGCCTATTACCCAGACCATAAAAGCAACCTACGAAGATCCTAATATTCAAATTCCAATGTTAGTAGCTTCCTATCGCACCCCTTCAATGAAAAGCAGAGATGCAAGAGTTTTAGACTTAATTTCTTCTTACCTAAGTGATGGTAAAAGTTCTAAATTATACAAAAAAGTGGTAGACGATAAAAAAATGGCTTTGCAAATTGGAGCAGTTGGTTTTAGCCAGGAAGATTACGGTATGTACATAGTATATGGTTTACCAATGGGCAACTTCACCACTACAGATATACTAAAAGAAATTGACGAAGAAATCGTAAAAATCCAAACCGATTTGATTTCTGAAAAAGACTATCAAAAACTACAAAACAAGTTTGACAATAACTTCGTAGATACCAATTCAACAATAGAGGGAATTGCTAATAACCTTGCCTCTTATTATTTGCTATATAAAGATGTTAACCTAATTAATACTGAGATTGAAATATACCATTCTATTACCCGTGAAGAAATAAGAGAGGTTGCAAAAAAATACCTAAATCCAAACCAACGTTTACTTTTAGATTATATACCTGCCAAGGCAAAACCTATTAACTAG
- a CDS encoding fatty acid desaturase family protein, which produces MRDIVQKPQFLRAGKDDFFKKLAQEVHETVLKDKRLQYKNIIKALGLLAAFFISYSCILAFGNNTALLFSIYIIMGFSMILIFVNSFHDASHGALFETKKQNRIFCYIIDFFGTNSEIWIQRHLLLHHPYPNIQNWDCDIKQTDIIRIFPNSPLYSFHKYQHIYIWFLYPFYTLIWLYIRDFKDFFGTKDNYLKRVYTIPSIEYIKLFVAKAFNLFYMLIIPYWVLEQSFGTIFTAWIVMHLTSSLFGVVALVSTHADETAHFPLPPSNGKMDVTWAEHQLMATKDFNAGNPVFDFLYGGFTHHVAHHLFPTIGHTYYPKITPIIRKHAKENKLPYTCRPVLNAIKSHYLLLKNSRKADSIFYSSEL; this is translated from the coding sequence ATGCGCGACATTGTACAAAAACCACAATTTCTTCGTGCCGGAAAAGATGATTTTTTCAAAAAATTAGCCCAAGAAGTACACGAAACAGTACTAAAAGATAAAAGATTACAATACAAAAACATCATAAAAGCACTGGGACTTCTAGCTGCATTTTTTATTTCTTACTCCTGCATTTTAGCATTTGGAAACAATACAGCTTTATTGTTTTCTATTTACATCATTATGGGTTTTTCTATGATACTCATTTTTGTGAACTCTTTTCACGATGCCAGCCACGGAGCTCTTTTTGAAACAAAAAAACAAAACCGTATTTTCTGTTATATAATAGATTTTTTTGGCACAAATAGCGAAATTTGGATTCAGCGTCACTTACTGTTACACCATCCTTACCCAAACATTCAGAATTGGGATTGTGATATTAAGCAAACTGATATAATACGCATTTTCCCTAATAGCCCTTTATATAGTTTTCACAAATACCAACATATTTACATATGGTTCTTATATCCCTTTTATACTCTTATTTGGTTATATATTAGAGATTTTAAAGATTTTTTTGGAACCAAAGACAACTATTTAAAACGTGTATACACCATCCCTTCCATAGAATATATAAAACTTTTTGTTGCCAAAGCATTCAATCTGTTTTACATGCTGATTATTCCTTATTGGGTTTTAGAGCAATCTTTCGGAACCATTTTTACCGCTTGGATAGTAATGCACTTAACCTCAAGTTTATTTGGAGTTGTGGCGTTGGTATCTACTCATGCAGACGAAACTGCCCATTTCCCATTACCCCCTTCGAATGGTAAAATGGACGTTACCTGGGCCGAACATCAACTGATGGCTACCAAAGATTTTAATGCCGGAAATCCTGTTTTTGATTTTCTATACGGAGGATTTACCCATCATGTCGCACATCATTTGTTTCCCACAATTGGACATACCTATTACCCGAAAATAACCCCTATTATACGCAAACATGCCAAAGAAAACAAACTCCCATATACCTGTAGACCCGTCTTAAACGCAATAAAATCACATTATTTATTATTAAAAAACTCCAGGAAGGCAGATTCTATTTTTTATTCCTCAGAATTATAA
- the rplU gene encoding 50S ribosomal protein L21 translates to MYAIVEIAGQQFKVSKDLKVYVHRLANEEGSKVSFDKVYLVDDNGSITIGAPAIEGASVEAKVLQHLKGDKVIVFKKKRRKGFKKRNGHRQYLSQIVIEGITVGGAPKKAASKKAAVEATTEEAPAPKVKKAPKAKKEDTQE, encoded by the coding sequence ATGTATGCAATCGTAGAGATAGCAGGGCAACAGTTTAAAGTAAGCAAAGACCTAAAGGTTTACGTTCACCGTTTAGCTAATGAAGAAGGATCAAAAGTTTCTTTTGATAAAGTTTATTTAGTAGACGATAACGGTTCAATCACAATAGGCGCCCCAGCTATAGAAGGTGCTTCAGTAGAAGCTAAAGTGTTACAACACTTAAAAGGAGATAAAGTTATCGTTTTCAAAAAGAAAAGAAGAAAAGGTTTCAAAAAGAGAAACGGTCACAGACAATATCTTTCTCAAATTGTAATTGAAGGTATTACTGTTGGAGGAGCTCCTAAAAAAGCAGCTTCTAAAAAAGCAGCAGTTGAAGCAACTACAGAAGAAGCGCCAGCTCCTAAAGTAAAAAAAGCTCCAAAAGCTAAAAAAGAAGATACACAAGAATAA
- a CDS encoding patatin-like phospholipase family protein has product MKRNLPLYLLFIFFTVSQINFAQDKKPKVVLVLSGGGAKGVAHIPLLQALDSLHIVPDLIVGNSMGSIMGGLYAMGYSGDSIAKLTRSMDWDKLLGGGMSLKNVGVEEKSEFQRYLVGIGIKDGKPTNLSSILNDQNLREYLSELTFPVYNVKDFDNLSIPFRAMATDVVNGKEIILSQGSLAFAMRASMSLPAVFKPMPYEETLLVDGGVMNNFPTDVAKEMGADIIIGSDVGGGMEPKDKLDNFITILMQTSMFPSNIKNPENRKNCTILVDHLPNLRFSTADFNESNEIYKDGKIATTQNLPALVELAKKLNGFQQRTHELPKMANEFFVDTIIYKNISKENIPLVIARTNIKPKAQYTTKDLIKGINRAMGTNLFHQITYSYFITEQNKIGLTLNGFEYSKNLFNASLHYDTYRGVGLILNYTGRNILIPSSRFIVTADIAEQPKGRIDFQKNFGKNKDWWWSSELYGAFLRQELFIDGKSADNMLYNSFEFNNEANKNLNSLKSYIGLGLNYNYTEVKPKNDPYLNPNVISLKNYSFEDMEIKVHYSYNDIDKAFFATSGTILRANINRSLLSNANISFTDVTLTDYSGQTNGFTKLGFGFEKRMLLKKKITCIMGFDANFIFEDKLHNDDVSFSDYGYAAKYFLGGILPSSGSNRFSFPGLHEDELNASQFMAMKLGAQINPLGKIYITPHFNIASVGFKNFNEYIGDVFSPKGNWDRGTETSLLLSGGAALSYQSILGPIHFDTSWINNIDKVRLFFSVGFTFNPSN; this is encoded by the coding sequence TTGAAAAGAAATCTCCCCCTCTACCTTTTATTTATTTTTTTTACAGTAAGTCAAATTAATTTTGCACAAGACAAAAAACCTAAAGTCGTATTAGTATTGAGTGGTGGCGGTGCCAAAGGGGTAGCGCATATTCCACTCTTACAAGCATTAGATTCTTTACATATTGTACCAGATCTTATAGTAGGAAACAGCATGGGAAGCATCATGGGAGGCTTGTATGCTATGGGATATTCTGGCGACAGTATAGCAAAACTCACAAGAAGCATGGATTGGGACAAGTTACTAGGCGGAGGTATGTCGCTAAAAAATGTTGGGGTAGAAGAAAAAAGTGAATTTCAAAGATATTTAGTCGGAATTGGAATAAAAGACGGAAAACCCACTAATCTTAGTTCTATATTAAACGATCAAAATTTAAGGGAATATCTTTCTGAATTAACTTTCCCAGTGTACAATGTCAAAGATTTTGACAACCTTTCGATTCCATTTAGAGCGATGGCCACAGACGTTGTAAATGGAAAAGAAATAATCCTCAGTCAAGGAAGTTTAGCATTCGCAATGAGAGCAAGTATGTCTTTACCCGCAGTTTTCAAACCAATGCCGTATGAGGAAACCCTTTTGGTCGATGGAGGCGTTATGAACAATTTCCCCACTGATGTTGCCAAAGAAATGGGAGCCGATATCATAATTGGCAGCGATGTGGGCGGAGGAATGGAACCCAAGGACAAACTGGATAATTTTATAACCATATTAATGCAAACCAGTATGTTTCCCAGCAACATTAAAAATCCAGAGAACCGAAAAAACTGTACGATTCTGGTGGACCATTTACCCAACTTAAGATTCTCTACTGCTGATTTTAATGAAAGCAACGAAATTTACAAAGATGGTAAAATTGCCACAACTCAAAACCTGCCCGCATTAGTCGAATTAGCAAAGAAACTAAATGGCTTCCAACAAAGAACGCACGAGCTTCCTAAAATGGCCAATGAATTTTTTGTCGATACTATTATTTATAAAAATATAAGCAAGGAAAACATCCCTCTTGTAATTGCCCGAACTAACATCAAACCAAAAGCACAATACACCACCAAAGACTTGATTAAAGGCATTAATCGAGCCATGGGAACTAATTTGTTTCATCAAATCACTTACAGCTATTTCATAACCGAACAAAACAAAATAGGACTAACCTTAAATGGATTTGAATACTCTAAAAACCTATTCAATGCATCCCTTCACTATGACACCTATAGAGGCGTGGGGCTAATTCTAAATTACACAGGACGAAATATCCTCATTCCATCTTCTCGCTTTATCGTTACTGCCGATATAGCCGAACAACCAAAAGGTAGAATCGATTTTCAGAAAAATTTCGGAAAAAACAAAGACTGGTGGTGGAGTTCCGAACTTTATGGCGCCTTTTTAAGACAAGAGCTCTTCATCGATGGAAAATCAGCAGACAACATGCTTTATAATTCTTTCGAATTCAACAATGAAGCCAACAAAAATTTAAATTCCCTAAAAAGCTATATTGGTCTTGGTCTAAACTACAACTACACAGAAGTAAAGCCCAAAAATGATCCTTATTTAAATCCCAATGTAATATCCCTTAAAAACTACAGCTTTGAAGACATGGAAATAAAAGTGCATTATTCATATAATGATATAGATAAAGCTTTTTTTGCAACTAGCGGAACGATTTTAAGAGCTAACATAAACCGTTCGCTCCTTAGTAATGCTAATATATCCTTTACGGATGTAACATTAACCGATTATTCTGGTCAAACAAACGGGTTCACCAAATTAGGATTCGGATTTGAAAAAAGAATGCTCTTAAAAAAGAAAATCACCTGTATCATGGGTTTTGACGCCAACTTTATATTTGAAGACAAACTCCATAACGACGATGTTTCATTTTCAGATTATGGCTATGCTGCAAAATATTTCCTTGGAGGCATTCTACCTAGCTCAGGAAGCAACCGCTTTTCTTTTCCAGGCTTACACGAAGACGAACTCAATGCATCTCAATTTATGGCAATGAAACTTGGAGCCCAAATAAACCCGCTAGGCAAGATTTACATAACTCCACATTTTAACATTGCATCCGTTGGTTTTAAAAACTTTAACGAATACATTGGCGATGTTTTTTCTCCAAAAGGAAATTGGGATCGCGGTACAGAAACCAGTCTTTTACTATCAGGAGGAGCAGCACTCTCATACCAATCCATCCTAGGACCTATACATTTTGATACTTCATGGATAAACAATATAGACAAAGTGAGATTGTTTTTCAGTGTTGGATTTACATTTAACCCATCTAACTAA